The nucleotide sequence AGCTACCTGATAAAAGGTCTCTTCTCTGGTTCCGTTATTTTCAATGATGACCTGACAGTTCTTCCGGTATTCCTCATCAGAAAGCTGGCTTACGAACATCTGCTCCACCTGTTCTTCCGTGTAGCCTCTGGAACGCATCAGACGTTTTTTCCTGACTTCCTCCGAAGTACGCACATACCAGAGTTCATCACAGATTTCATCGTAATTGTCTTCAATCAGAAGGGCTGCTTCTATTATCACAAAGTCCAGAAGGCCCATGCGCTTCTGTTCTTCAATCTGGTTCAGAATGTATTCCTTCACCACCGGATGCATGACGTCGTTCACACGTTTCCGCAAATCTTCCGAAGTAAAGATTGCCGCCGCCAGCGCAGAACGGTTGATACTCTCATCTTCGTTATACACTTCCACCGGAAGAAATTTCAGCAGCTTCCGGTAGCATTCGCTTCCCGGTTCCATCATCATCCGGGCAATTTTGTCCGCAATCAGATTTTTTACTCTGTAATTCTGCTCCAAATATTCCAGGATAGCAGATTTTCCTGCTCCTACTCCGCCTGTAATTCCAATTACCTGCATACCACAAAACTCCTTTATCTTTGATTGATGGCGGCAGTTTCTCCTGCGCCACCTGCAAATCTGTTATTTTAGTGTGCGTCGTACCAGTCTTTTCCCTGCTTCATGTCAATCTCCAGCTTAACGGAAAGGTCGGCTGCCGTTTCCATTTCCTGCTCCAGAATGGCCTTTACCTGCTCTGTCTCCTCCTCCCAGGCTTCGATGAGAAGCTCATCATGTACCTGCAGAATCAGCCGGGAACGGAGCCCCTGTTCTTTCAGCTTTTCACTGACACGAATCATGGCAATCTTAATGATATCTGCCGCGGTTCCCTGAATGGGTGAATTCATGGCCACCCGTTCTCCGAAGGACCGCTGCATGAAATTACCGGAAGACAGTTCCGGCACCGGACGTCTCCTGCCGAACATGGTGGTAACATAGCCCTGCTCTTTTGCTTCCTTCACCTGCCTGTCCAGAAATTCCTTCACCCCTGGATACGTCTCAAAATAAGAATCAATATACTGTGCCGCTTCTTTTCTGGTAATACTTAAATCCTGGCTCAGACCAAAAGAACTAATTCCGTAAACAATGCCGAAATTCACAGCCTTGGCATTTCTCCGCTGCAGAGATGTCACTTCCTCAAAGGGCACATGGAATACCTGGGAAGCTGTAATCCGGTGAATATCCTGAGCCTTCCGATAAGCCTCGATAAGATTCTCGTCTCCCGACATGTGGGCCAGCACCCGCAGTTCTATCTGGGAATAATCCGCATCAATGAGAACACGGCCTTCTCCGGGGATAAATACCTTCCGAATCTGCCGCCCCAGTTCCATCCGGATTGGGATATTCTGCAGATTGGGCTCCGTACTGCTGATTCTGCCCGTAGCTGTAATGGTCTGATGGAAAGTGGAATGAATTCTTCCATCTTCTCGGATACAGCCCACAAGCCCCTCCGCATATGTGGATTTCAGCTTTGTCATCTGGCGGTACTCCAGAATCTTCGATACCAGCGGATAATCCCCCGCCAGCTTCTCCAGTACATCCGCCGCTGTGGAATAACCTGTTTTTGTTTTCTTTCCATAGGGCATTTTCAGCTTGTCAAACAGAATAACCCCTAACTGTTTGGGAGAATTGATATTAAATTCTTCTCCGGCTTCCTGATATATTTCCTGTTCCAGCTCTGTGATTTTGCCGAAAAGATTCTCCCCATAGATTTTCAGGGCTTCTCCGTCCACCCGGACCCCTTCCTGCTCCATCTCATACAGCGTATAGACCAGAGGCATCTCAATTTCCCGGAAAAGCTGTTCCATACCGGTAGATTCCAGCTTCTGAAACAGAACTTTTGCCGCCTGAAATCCTGCTGCAGCCATAAAGCAGCCATACCGGAACAGTTCTTCCGGCTTTTCCCTGGCTGCCTGAGCCAGAGACAGTTTGCCCAGCAAATCCGTCCGGGAAGGCACCATCCAGTCCAGATGTTCCTTCGCCACGTGGTCAAAGGCATAATCATTTTTCAGAGGATTCAGAAGATAAGCCGCCAGCAGCAGGTCAGCCGTTTTTTTCCGCTCCTCCTGCCCCGGAGAAATCCAGGGAAGCTGCTGCTTCAAATCAAAGGTTGCCGCCCAGCCTGTCTGCTTCAGCAAGTCAGCCAATGCCTGCCTCAGCCATGCGCCTGTCAGCTCCGGCCCTGTTTTTACAAAAAATATCTGTTCTTCTCCAAAGGAAACAGCCGCTCCCAGAATCTGTTCCCCACGCCGGGACGCTTCCTGCTCTTTTGGAGTTCTCAGAAGGCTGTCCATGGAAATCTGGCCCTCCTGCTCCGTCGCTGCCTCCTGGTCTGCCAGGAGCTGAAACCCCACGCCCTCTGCTTTCCCGGCTTCCGCAAACAGTTTCTCTGCCTGAGAGAATTCCGTTATCTCCTGAAAATACTGTTCTGACGAAGTCGTCGGCGCCTCCACCTGAAAGCGGCTCAGCATATTCTGAAATTCCAGCTTCTTCATCCACACATAGGCTTCCGGTGTGAATAAATCACCCAGCACCGCCTCCTCCAGGCTGTAGAAAATGGGTGCGTTTACCTCAATGGTGGCAAGGGTTTTGCTCATCTGCGCCTGTTCATAAAACTCCCGCAGGTTTTTTCTGGCTCTGGGCGGACTGAGTTCCTCCACATGCTCATATGCATGTTCAATGCTTCCGTAAGCTGCTATTATGGCGGTAGCTGTCTTTTCGCCGATTCCAGGCACTCCCGGAATATTATCGGCAGTATCTCCCATCAGAGCTTTTACATCAATAAACTCTTTGGGTGTTACCTGATATTTTTCCTTTACATCCGCCCCGTAATAATCCTCGATTTCCGTTCCGGTACGTTTTGTTTTGGGAATACGAATCTTAATATGCTCACTGGCAAGCTGCAGCAAATCCCGGTCCCCGGATACCAGGGACACTTCCAGTCCTTCCTGCTGGCAGCGGGTGGCAATGGTTCCCAGAATATCATCGGCTTCATAGCCCTCCTGCTCCACAATGGCAACTCTCATGGACTTCAGAACTTCTTTTATCACCGGCACCTGCTGGCGCAGTTCTTCTGCCATGGGTTTCCTTGTCCCCTTATAATCCGCGTACATTTTATGCCGAAAGGTAGGTGCGTGCACGTCAAAGGCCACCGTCAGGTATTCCGGCTTTTCTTCTTCCAGTATGCGGAACATGATATTCAGGAATCCATACACCGCATTGGTGTGAAGTCCTTCCGTGTTGGTCAGATCGGGAATTCCGAAAAAAGCTCTGTTCAGAATACTGTGCCCGTCAATTAAAACTATTTTTTTACTCATAAAAACCGATTCCTCTTATTTTCCAGCATTCAATTCATAATCATTCTCTATTCTACACCATATGGGACCGTTTTAAAAGTTATAAATTTACAAAAAATATATTCCTTTACCTTTTTTGTGAAATATGATATAGTTTTATTGAATTTTACCGGAAATTATTTCCACAACAGAATCGAGGTAGCGGCATTGAACAGATTACAGGAAATCGGCAAACGGATTCTTACCGGAGAACTCCCGATTACGGACAAAATCAAATACAGCTTTACCATCTACTCTCTTGCGGCTGTTCATACTTTTTTTCTGTTCTTTTTCCTGTATATCCGCATCCCTTCCATGGCTGTCTACAGTCTGTTCAGCACACTGACTTACCTTTACTGCCGAAGGCTGCTCCGGAAGGAGGCCTACCCTCTTATTTATTATATTTCCTGCGGGGAGATTATTCTGAACACCATTTTCACCACCTGGACCATCGGCTGGGAAAGTGGTTTTTCTCTGTTTCTCCTGGCACTGGTAGCCGCCGGATTTTACGTTTCCTACACTTTTCCCCGGCATAAAATCATAAGTCCTTTTGTCTGCGGCATATTATCTGCCGTCGCTTATTTCGGATGTTATTTCATGGGACGCTCCACGCCTCCCCTGCACACCTTTCCGGACAGAAGAGTTTTTCATGTTCTTTATACCTTTAATTCCCTGTGCACCTTTGCATTTATTACGATTTTCTCCATTCTGTTTATGATTGACGTACGTGCTTCTTTCAGCAAACTGTTCGAAGAAAATAAAATGCTGGGACAGATTGCAGGGATTGACGCCCTGACCGGACTTTACAACCGCTGGAGTATGGCCAGATTCCTCTCTGATGCTTTTCAGGCAGAGCGGCCGTTCTGTCTGGTTATGTGTGATATTGATGATTTTAAGAAAATCAATGATACTTACGGACATGAATGCGGAGATGAAGTACTGAAGCATATTGCCAGGATGATTCAGAGCTTTGTGCCGGAAGGCAGCTATGTATGCCGCTGGGGCGGCGAAGAACTTCTGCTTCTTCTGAATGAATATACCTCCGATGAGGCTGCCGCCCTGGCGGATAAAATCCGCAGCACCATTGCCGGAACCGACACTGATTTTCAGGATTCCAGAATTCATCACACCATTACCATGGGCGTTGCTCACCATCACAAAAACCAGACGGTGGAGTCCACCATTGCCAGGGCAGATATGAAATTATACATCGGCAAACGCAACGGCAAAAATGTGGTAATTCAGTAAACCGGCACAGGTGCGGGCATGACCTGCCTTTCCGCGGTCTGCGAAACCTGTGCCGATTCTCTTTTCAGAAGGAATCAGTACAGGTTTTTCACCTTAAATTCCCGCTCGGATTCCCGGCGCATATCTTTTTTCGCAATATCCTGACGTTTGTCGTAAAGTTTCCTGCCTCGTGCCAGGGCAATTTCCACTTTCACCAGGCTTCCCCTGAAATACACCTGCAGGGGCACCACCGTATACCCTTTTTCCGCCATTTTCCCTGCTATTTTATGAATTTCATGGCGGTGGAGCAGAAGTTTCCGGGTACGAAGGGGGTCCTTATTGAAGATGTTTCCCTTTTCATAGGGACTGATATGCATTCCGTAAATAAAGACTTCTCCCTTTTCCACCCGGATAAAGGACTCTTTCACAGAGCATTTTCCCATGCGCAGGGATTTTACTTCTGTCCCCGCCAGACTAATCCCCGCTTCATATTTGTCTTCTATGAAATAATCGTGATATGCCTTCTTATTATTGGCAATTAATTTTATACTTTCCTTTCCCATCTACAGCTCCTTTTCTTCCTGCGGTCCTTCAGACTCCGGCATGGCAGCGAGGTCTGGTTCTTCCCCATCCTCAGGCAGTACAAAGTTTATGGTGCGCATCATCCGGTCTGTGTCCGCCACCACAATCCGGATTTTCTCTCCCAGCCGGTAACGTTTCCCGGCAGCTTCTCCCACCAGTTCGCAGGTGTCTTCATGATAATGGTAGTAATCGTCTTTCAGGCTGGTCACATGAATCATGCCTTCTATCGTATTGGGCAGTTCCACATACATTCCCCAGGATGTAACGCTGGAAATCACCCCATCAAAGGTTTCTCCGATATGCTCCGACATGTATTCCACCTTTTTCAGTTTTTCCGTCTCCCGCTCCGCCTCATCGGCCCGCCGCTCCATCTGGCTGGAGCGGACTGCCACCTGGGGCAGAATTGCTTCATAATGGGTAATCCGTTTCTCCGTCATCTTCCCTCTGAGGGTTTCCTTGATAATCCGGTGAATCTGTAAATCAGGATAACGCCGGATAGGCGAAGTAAAATGACAGTAATACTGGGCGGCAAGGCCGAAATGTCCGGTATTAATGGTGGTATACCTGGCCTGCTTCATGGAGCGCAGCGTCAGCCTGCTGATTAAAGGTTCTTCCGGAGTATCTTCGATTTTATCCAGCAGCTTCTGCAGTTCTTTCGGATGAATCTCTTCCTGACCGATTCTGATGGAATACCCGAAGTTATTGATAAAAAGGCCCAGTTTCCTGATTTTCTCCGAATCAGGTGTATCGTGGGTCCGGTATACAAATGGAAGCTCCTGCCAGAAAAAATCCTGAGCCACGGTCTCGTTTGCCAGCAGCATAAAATCTTCAATGATTCTTGTGGCCACATTGCGTTCGTATGGTTTGATTTCCAGGGGTTTCCCCTGCCTGTCCAGGATAATTTTTGTCTCAGGGAAATCAAAATCAATGGAGCCGCGTTTTCTCCGCTTCTCTCTCAATATGGCCGCCAGTTCTTCCATTCTTTCAAACATGGGCACCAGTTCCTGGTATTCGGCCCGCTCCGCTTCGTCCTGGTCTTTCAGAATTTTCCGCACACTGGTATAGCTCATGCGGCGGTCTGACCGGACTACTGTTTCCGCCAGCTCGTGGTCCACCACATTTCCCTTTTTATCAATCAACATAATGCAGCTTAAAGCCAGTCGGTCCTCTCCTGCATTCAGGGAACAGATGCCGTTGGACAGAATGTGGGGCAGCATAGGAATGACCCGGTCTACCAGATAGACGCTGGTGCCCCGGTTTAATGCTTCCGCATCCAGCGCGCTGCCCTCCTGCACATAGTTGGTTACGTCTGCAATGTGCACGCCCAGACGGTAGTTCTCTCCTTCTCTGGTCAGGGTGATGGCGTCGTCCAGATCTTTGGCGTCCTCGCCGTCAATGGTCACTGTCTGCCAGTCCCTGATATCTTTTCGTCCTGCCATATCTGCTGTGGTCACGGGTCTGGCCACGTTTCCTGCCTGTTTCAGAACTTTTTCCGGAAATTCCATGGGCAGGTCATATCCTTTTACAATAGACATGATATCCGTTCCGGGATCATTGATATGCCCGATAATTTCCACCACTTTTCCTTCAGGTTTCTTCCGGTCGCCGCCATATTCCGTGAGTTCCACCACCACTTTATGGCCGTCCGCCGCTCCCCGGCAATACTCCCTGGGGATAAATACATCCTGCGCCAGTTTCAGATTATCCGGCACCACAAAACCAAAACTGCTGTTCTTCTGAAAGGTACCTACCAGACGTGTGACACCTCTTTGCAATATTTTCTCCACCGCGCCTTCCCGGCGTTTTCCTGACGGTTTTCCCGGCGGCAGGGAAATCTGTACCAGGTCTCCGTCCATGGCTCCGTTCACCCGGGCTTCCGGTATGAATATATCTTTCTCTTCCCCCTCCACACTGACGAAACCGAAGCCCCGCACATTTCCGGTAAAAGTCCCGCACAGGAACCTGCTTTCTGCTTTGGAGTATTTACCCCGTCTGGAAACTTCTATTTTTCCTTCTTTCTGAAGTTCCGAAAGCACCTGTTCCAGGTCATCTCTGTCTTCTCTGGGCACATCCATCAGAATGGCCAGTTCTTTGAGCTTCATGGGCACGTAAAGGTCACTGCACATGAATTCAAATATCATATTTTTTCTGCTTTCCAATAATTCTTTTTCCATATATATTCTCCATAAATAAGAATGCGCAAGCACATTCTTCGCGCGCGAGCGGATTGCGCAGCAATAAATTTCCGCTCCGCGAGCTGTGCATAATGGTTTTATCTTACAGGAAGACACTTTCACACGTTAGTGTGACAAGGTCTTTCCTGTAAGATAAAAAAGACTGCCGGAACAAAACCGACAGTCTCTTCTGTACCACATATACGCTGCCTGCAGCTTCGCAGACGGCTGGTTAAAAACTTCCAATATTCAATACAGCGGCAATCACCAGAAACAGAACCACCAATACCCTGGTAATCTTCACCAGAATTCCCTCTCTGGAACGTCCCTTGTTCCTGCCCCAGTAAGTGTCTGCCGCACCGCTGATGGTTCCAAGTCCTGCCGATTTTCCTTCCTGCATCAAAACAATGACTGTCAGTCCAATACTTATTAAAATAAATATTACCATTAAAATCGTTTTTAATACTGCCATTTTCCGTACCTCCTGTGACTGTTCTGTTCACAACCTGTTTTATAGTATCACATTCAGGAATATTTTTCAAGAAGTTTTTACTGAACAGTAACAAACTGTTACCAAAGAACATCACCTTCAGAAGAAAGCACTTGAAACTCTGCACAGATTATGGTATATTGGACATAAGAAAAGCACCCACTCCCAGGGGTGGATGCCTCTTGATTGGGAAAATGCTCTATTGAGCACCGCCTAACCTGCTGGCAGACAGGTTAGGCATTTTTATTTCTTCTTACTTCTCTTATCGAGAAAGGTCAGAAACGCAACAATCAAACTTCCAGAGGATATCAGCAAGCCAATAATCCCAATGAATATTAAAATAATATCCGCAGCTGTCATGATACGCACCTCCCTTCCTATGTATTCCGAAGAACCGGTCATTGGTTCGGGAGGCTGCCGCCCCTGTCATGGGCACTTTTCCATAATCGAAATATTACCACAGTTCGACAGGAATTTCAATCATGTTCTCTTTTCATGGAATATGTGGAAAGTGTTTCAAAATCAATCTGAAAATAATCTCACAGAGCAAAAAGAAAGTCTGTAAACTGTTGCTCTGCAATATCATTTCAGATAACAACAACCCTGTTTTTCCCATTCTTCTTGGCTTTGTAGAGGGCTGCATCCACACGGGTGCACAGCTTATCCAGCGTATCGTCTTCTCTGGCCTGAGTTACCCCAAGGCTGACTGTCTGGGTCCGCATGGCCGGGAAATCCGTATTGGCAAAACACTGGCGAATCAAATCCGCAATATAGGAAGCGGCGGAAAGTTCCGTATCATGAAGCAGCATCATAAATTCTTCCCCGCCCCATCGCCCGGAAGAAACATTCCGCATATAATCCGACTTTTCACTGTTCAGAAGATTGGCCAGTCCAATAATGACCGCATCTCCGGCCTGATGGCCGTAAGTGTCATTCACCTGCTTGAAATTGTCTATATCGAGCATGACCAGCGAAAATTTCCGATTCGGTTCACCGGCAATGGCCGCCTCTATCTGTGCCTGTATTTCCCTCCTGTTATAAAGCCCTGTCAGCCCGTCAATAATGGCCGCTGTCTTTAATTTCTCATTGGCCTGCTCCAGCTTCTGATTAATCTCCTCCAGTTCCAGGGATGTCATACTGATGAACGTGGCCAGACGTGACACCAGCGGCACCTTTGACAGGGAATTTTCCTCCGGGGAACTGCCTGCAGATACGGAAACCTTTTTCTCCCCTTCCCGCATGGCGGCGATTACAAGGGTTACATTGTGCTGATTCAGGTTCCCGCCGGTCCGCAGAAATTCTCCATGGGAAAAAAATCCGCTGGAAGATGAAATTTCCCGGAAGGGATAAATCTCATAAGTGGGTTCTTTGGTGGTCCAGAACGTACGTCTGGCGGCACAGGAAAAAATATGTAATAAATCAGGTGCAAATTCTGCAATCTTCCTGCTGTCCTGTTTGATACTCTCAACAATAGTACCCGGATCTCCGTAGGAAATCCGTACCACCGAGCCAATGTCCATATCTGAGGTCATGGTAATGGAGCCATCCTCGTTGCTGGCTACGGGAGTACGCAGTATGGTGGTATCATTATGCTCATAGAATAATGGAAATTCCAGCGTATTATAGAAAAAATTCTCATCATTTTTAATATTCAGATATTTACGGTACACATCATAAGCAGGAATTCCATCCAGTTCCTGTAATACCGAACCATTGGATTTGGTCACATGGAACTTCCGGCCCAGCGGTTTCCATCCTGTTACATTTATAGATTCCACATGGAATTCTTCACCCCCGTAAAACAATATCACGATGGACCGTTCGGAAATGTCCGCCCCTTTGGAAAACACACAGGAATCATCACTGGTTATATCATCGCTGCAGGCAACACCGCCGAAAATCTGAATATCCGGCCGTATATTTTTCAGTCCGTCGCAAAATCGAGTCGTAGAGCCTTCCGGAATGGTAAAAAACATTTCCATGGCCTTCACCCAGGGATTTTCTTCTGCTTCCACCAGAATCTCATCGGTAATGTGCCCCACACTGTCCTTTGACAAATCATACTGGAACAGCTTCACCTGCGTGGAGGGAAGCTCAAACACCGTACACACCACCGTAATGTTTCCGGACAACCGACAG is from Lachnospiraceae bacterium JLR.KK002 and encodes:
- the polA gene encoding DNA polymerase I, which produces MSKKIVLIDGHSILNRAFFGIPDLTNTEGLHTNAVYGFLNIMFRILEEEKPEYLTVAFDVHAPTFRHKMYADYKGTRKPMAEELRQQVPVIKEVLKSMRVAIVEQEGYEADDILGTIATRCQQEGLEVSLVSGDRDLLQLASEHIKIRIPKTKRTGTEIEDYYGADVKEKYQVTPKEFIDVKALMGDTADNIPGVPGIGEKTATAIIAAYGSIEHAYEHVEELSPPRARKNLREFYEQAQMSKTLATIEVNAPIFYSLEEAVLGDLFTPEAYVWMKKLEFQNMLSRFQVEAPTTSSEQYFQEITEFSQAEKLFAEAGKAEGVGFQLLADQEAATEQEGQISMDSLLRTPKEQEASRRGEQILGAAVSFGEEQIFFVKTGPELTGAWLRQALADLLKQTGWAATFDLKQQLPWISPGQEERKKTADLLLAAYLLNPLKNDYAFDHVAKEHLDWMVPSRTDLLGKLSLAQAAREKPEELFRYGCFMAAAGFQAAKVLFQKLESTGMEQLFREIEMPLVYTLYEMEQEGVRVDGEALKIYGENLFGKITELEQEIYQEAGEEFNINSPKQLGVILFDKLKMPYGKKTKTGYSTAADVLEKLAGDYPLVSKILEYRQMTKLKSTYAEGLVGCIREDGRIHSTFHQTITATGRISSTEPNLQNIPIRMELGRQIRKVFIPGEGRVLIDADYSQIELRVLAHMSGDENLIEAYRKAQDIHRITASQVFHVPFEEVTSLQRRNAKAVNFGIVYGISSFGLSQDLSITRKEAAQYIDSYFETYPGVKEFLDRQVKEAKEQGYVTTMFGRRRPVPELSSGNFMQRSFGERVAMNSPIQGTAADIIKIAMIRVSEKLKEQGLRSRLILQVHDELLIEAWEEETEQVKAILEQEMETAADLSVKLEIDMKQGKDWYDAH
- a CDS encoding diguanylate cyclase, with translation MNRLQEIGKRILTGELPITDKIKYSFTIYSLAAVHTFFLFFFLYIRIPSMAVYSLFSTLTYLYCRRLLRKEAYPLIYYISCGEIILNTIFTTWTIGWESGFSLFLLALVAAGFYVSYTFPRHKIISPFVCGILSAVAYFGCYFMGRSTPPLHTFPDRRVFHVLYTFNSLCTFAFITIFSILFMIDVRASFSKLFEENKMLGQIAGIDALTGLYNRWSMARFLSDAFQAERPFCLVMCDIDDFKKINDTYGHECGDEVLKHIARMIQSFVPEGSYVCRWGGEELLLLLNEYTSDEAAALADKIRSTIAGTDTDFQDSRIHHTITMGVAHHHKNQTVESTIARADMKLYIGKRNGKNVVIQ
- the smpB gene encoding SsrA-binding protein SmpB, which gives rise to MGKESIKLIANNKKAYHDYFIEDKYEAGISLAGTEVKSLRMGKCSVKESFIRVEKGEVFIYGMHISPYEKGNIFNKDPLRTRKLLLHRHEIHKIAGKMAEKGYTVVPLQVYFRGSLVKVEIALARGRKLYDKRQDIAKKDMRRESEREFKVKNLY
- the rnr gene encoding ribonuclease R, coding for MEKELLESRKNMIFEFMCSDLYVPMKLKELAILMDVPREDRDDLEQVLSELQKEGKIEVSRRGKYSKAESRFLCGTFTGNVRGFGFVSVEGEEKDIFIPEARVNGAMDGDLVQISLPPGKPSGKRREGAVEKILQRGVTRLVGTFQKNSSFGFVVPDNLKLAQDVFIPREYCRGAADGHKVVVELTEYGGDRKKPEGKVVEIIGHINDPGTDIMSIVKGYDLPMEFPEKVLKQAGNVARPVTTADMAGRKDIRDWQTVTIDGEDAKDLDDAITLTREGENYRLGVHIADVTNYVQEGSALDAEALNRGTSVYLVDRVIPMLPHILSNGICSLNAGEDRLALSCIMLIDKKGNVVDHELAETVVRSDRRMSYTSVRKILKDQDEAERAEYQELVPMFERMEELAAILREKRRKRGSIDFDFPETKIILDRQGKPLEIKPYERNVATRIIEDFMLLANETVAQDFFWQELPFVYRTHDTPDSEKIRKLGLFINNFGYSIRIGQEEIHPKELQKLLDKIEDTPEEPLISRLTLRSMKQARYTTINTGHFGLAAQYYCHFTSPIRRYPDLQIHRIIKETLRGKMTEKRITHYEAILPQVAVRSSQMERRADEAERETEKLKKVEYMSEHIGETFDGVISSVTSWGMYVELPNTIEGMIHVTSLKDDYYHYHEDTCELVGEAAGKRYRLGEKIRIVVADTDRMMRTINFVLPEDGEEPDLAAMPESEGPQEEKEL
- the secG gene encoding preprotein translocase subunit SecG; this encodes MAVLKTILMVIFILISIGLTVIVLMQEGKSAGLGTISGAADTYWGRNKGRSREGILVKITRVLVVLFLVIAAVLNIGSF
- a CDS encoding diguanylate cyclase — protein: MLQSVCAAVEEIFPDTPYMGCSTSGNIIDCRLSGNITVVCTVFELPSTQVKLFQYDLSKDSVGHITDEILVEAEENPWVKAMEMFFTIPEGSTTRFCDGLKNIRPDIQIFGGVACSDDITSDDSCVFSKGADISERSIVILFYGGEEFHVESINVTGWKPLGRKFHVTKSNGSVLQELDGIPAYDVYRKYLNIKNDENFFYNTLEFPLFYEHNDTTILRTPVASNEDGSITMTSDMDIGSVVRISYGDPGTIVESIKQDSRKIAEFAPDLLHIFSCAARRTFWTTKEPTYEIYPFREISSSSGFFSHGEFLRTGGNLNQHNVTLVIAAMREGEKKVSVSAGSSPEENSLSKVPLVSRLATFISMTSLELEEINQKLEQANEKLKTAAIIDGLTGLYNRREIQAQIEAAIAGEPNRKFSLVMLDIDNFKQVNDTYGHQAGDAVIIGLANLLNSEKSDYMRNVSSGRWGGEEFMMLLHDTELSAASYIADLIRQCFANTDFPAMRTQTVSLGVTQAREDDTLDKLCTRVDAALYKAKKNGKNRVVVI